From the genome of Adhaeribacter pallidiroseus:
ATTGGTATTTAATTTTCTTCCAGAGCATTTCAATTTTGTTCAATTCCGGAGAATAAGCCGGCAAAAAAAAGATATACAAGTCTTGTTCTTGCCATTGTTTTACTTTTTCCATAAAAACCTTTGAGCGGTGAGTAGGTGCATTGTCAAGCACTACTACTGTTTTTTGCTGTATCTTTTCACAAAAGCTGTCGAGCAAACTAACAACTTCTTTGCTGCCCATCCGCCCGGTATGGGTTTGGTAATAAAAATCTGCTTGCCGGTTAAGCAATCCAGCTACATTTATCCGCCTGCCTTTGGCGGCGGGTATTTCTAGGGTCTTACCTTGCTTCTGCCAGGCATAAGGCAGGGCTGAAGTCAGCGAAAAACCGCTCTCATCGTAGTAATAAAGCGGCAAGAAGCCCTGCTCCTGTAAGCATTCCAATTGATAGAGCTGCTCTTGCTTTGCTTCAAAGTCCTGCTGGTTGCGTTTGCCTTTTACACTATGGCGAACCCTTCGGAAAGAGTAGGCGCTACGTTTTTAAAAAGCGCTGTAGGGTTTTCTTACTCACCACTACGGCGTGCTTTTCTTGTATAAGCGCTACCACGGCATTTAAATTGCGGTGGTGCGCTGCTACATACGCCTCTAACTGCTCTTGCTCGATACCAGCTAACTTCTGCTTACGGCCTCGTCCGCTTTCCAGCTCAATACCCGTCCGCCCGCCCTGCTTCCATTTATCTAAACAGTTGGTAATCGTTAAAAGGGTAACGCCAAAGATGCCCGCCAGTTCATTAATAGACTTACCCTGATGCGAAAGAAGCAAACACTGGCTACGCTTGCGCTCGATTAAATACCTGCTGCTTTTATAAACCGCTTGCAACTCTCGTGCTTCCTGCTCTGTTAAATCAATATACCGCATAACTGATGTAACAAGTATATAGGTATTTTTGTCCCTTTACTTATTTAGAGAGTTAAATGAAACTTGTTAATAGTATTATTATTAGAAAATAGGTTTACAAACTAAAAAAACCATTTTACTAATTACTTAAACTTAGACTCGACTCCTGATTTCCTTGCAGCATTATTATAATCAGCAACGTATAATATCATACTTTGTAGACCACAACCAAATTTTAAAAATTTTAGTGGTTTGTTCGTTACAGTAGCCCATTTTTAAAAAATCAGATTCTTGAAACTAAAAAGCCGAACAACATGCGAGATGCTGTCCGGCTTTTTGTGTAAAATTTAAAAAAATTACTTATTCAGGAGTAGTTTCTGTGTGTTTTGTTTGGTGGGGGTTTGCAGTTGCAGCAAATACATACCGGCGGCTTGTTTCCCCGCTTGCCATTGCACCTGGTACGTTTGCTTGGCTTTGGCTTCTCCCCGGAATAAAGTAGCAATTTCCCGGCCTTGACCATCGAGCACGCGCACGCTGGCAGCCTGAGTTTGCGGCAGGGTAAAACGAACGGTTACCTGCTCCTGGAACGGATTTGGATACGCGAGGAGCGGGGTAAGTTCTGCAGATTCTTCTGGCGTGGTAGCCGTTCTGGCTGCTACCCGTGCGTTGTTGGTTGGAACCACTTTTATGAGCCAGTAATCGGTACCGCCCTGGCTGGGTTGCGTCCGGTCGCCGCTCGCTCCGGAGTTGGAACGACCGCCCAAGAGCAAACCGCCGTCTTTTGTTTGGGTTACGGTACGGAGTTCGTCTTCGCCGCTGCCACCGGCGCGTTGGTCCATTACCAGGTTCCCTTGCTCGTCTACTTCTACTACCCAGTAATCGCCGCTGCCCTGGCTCGCCTGGGTTTTATCGCCGCTTACGCCGGAGTAAGAAGTGCCGGCCAGCAGGTAATGGCCTTGCTCGGTGTAAGTACTGGCGCTTAGATTATCATCCTTGTCGCCACCAAAACCTTTATCCCAAAGCTTAGTACCGTTTGCATCTATTTTAATTAACCAGTAATCGCGACCGCCCCGGCTAGCCTGGCTTTTATCACCGCTGGCCCCGGAAGTGCTGTAGCCCGCCAGATAAAGGTTGTCGCCATCACTGTGTCGTACCGATACGGCATAGTCCTGGCCGGTGCCGCCGTAGGTTTTTTCCCAGAGTAAGTTGCCGTCTTTATCGGTTTTTACGGCCCAGTAATCTACATCGCCGCGGCTGGCTTGGGTTTTATCGCCGCCCTGGCCAGAGCTAGAACCGCCGCCCAGGAAAAATCCTCCGTCGCGGGTTTGGGTAAAGCCGCCCAGCCTATCGGCACCGGTGCCGCCATAACGTTTGTCCCAGATTTTAGTGCCGGTACTGCTTATTTTTACCAGCCAATAATCGTAATTGCCCTGGCTAGCTTGCGTTTTGTCGCCGCTCACGGGAGAATTGCTGTAACCACCCAGCACGTATTCGCCCGAGCTCAGCTGAATTACTTTTTCCAGTTCGTCATTGCCGCTGCCACCCAAGGTTTTATCCCAAAGTTTATTACCTAGTTTATCTGTTTTTACCAGCCAGT
Proteins encoded in this window:
- a CDS encoding helix-turn-helix domain-containing protein; amino-acid sequence: MRYIDLTEQEARELQAVYKSSRYLIERKRSQCLLLSHQGKSINELAGIFGVTLLTITNCLDKWKQGGRTGIELESGRGRKQKLAGIEQEQLEAYVAAHHRNLNAVVALIQEKHAVVVSKKTLQRFLKT